Proteins encoded together in one Solanum lycopersicum chromosome 7, SLM_r2.1 window:
- the LOC101268202 gene encoding translation machinery-associated protein 22-like codes for MAEKPQPVQVLYCGVCGSPAEYCEFGPDFEKCKPWLIQNAPDLYPEFLKESNGTETDKVSDKLQSTSISEGSSTSKPEEVKRLPGGKIKKKDKQEIIIEKVTRNKRKSITTIKGLELFGVKLSDASKKLGKKFATGASLVKGPTEKEQIDVQGDIAYDIVEFITKTWPDVPESAIFFIEDGKKVPAA; via the exons ATGGCGGAGAAGCCCCAACCAGTTCAGGTACTATACTGTGGAGTCTGCGGGTCACCAGCAGAATATTGTGAATTCGGACCCGACTTTGAGAAATGCAAACCCTGGCTGATTCAAAATGCACCCGATCTCTACCCGGAATTCCTCAAAG AATCAAATGGAACAGAAACAGATAAAGTCTCTGATAAGCTTCAGTCAACTTCAATCTCTGAAG GTTCTTCAACATCTAAACCAGAAGAAGTCAAACGTCTTCCAGGTggaaagataaaaaagaaa GACAAGCAAGAAATTATTATTGAAAAGGTGACACGGAATAAGAGGAAAAGTATCACAACTATCAAAGGCCTCGAACTCTTTG GTGTTAAACTAAGTGATGCTTCCAAAAAGCTTGGTAAAAAGTTTGCTACTGGAGCTTCCTTGGTGAAG GGCCCAACTGAGAAGGAGCAGATTGACGTTCAAGGAGACATAGCTTACGACATTGTGGAATTTATTACAAAAACCTGGCCCGAT GTTCCAGAATCTGCAATATTCTTTATAGAAGATGGGAAAAAGGTTCCTGCTGCATAA